The following coding sequences lie in one Crassostrea angulata isolate pt1a10 chromosome 10, ASM2561291v2, whole genome shotgun sequence genomic window:
- the LOC128164929 gene encoding tetratricopeptide repeat protein 39B-like, which yields MAARQTTMADEGTDVGDEEFEDAEETLPMPDDWTLSSMIDQTRVALHLFLNNRFSEAKHRMEPYADRSMYHALGYSTILYIQAVMTFDMQDIEQAIQALKKAISVCDRYRHKFSMLESFSKTRSRAIYNDLTEEEIHAELCYAECLLLRALLSFVQDENLLSFVKGGLKIRECYKIYKECNKMMERSKFSEEEQKSHFETGVKMGVGTFNLMISLLPSKILKLLEFVGFSGNKMYGLKCLSEGSYDLNSLRGPLCSIIMMAYHTVVCYILGLADGDINYASELLKPCLKQYPKGALFLFFAGRIEEVRGNIDEAIVKFDESIESQQEWRQFHHLGYWELMWCHCFKGDWLMAMKYAEKLCKESRWSKATYTYQKAAFLMMCEDQTEETRAHIQLLFKDVPRLKQRIAGKSIPIEKFSVHKVKRILEHNTHLVLPALELVYVWNGFSILGKREELVDSVLTIVENTLNKILKDSEADPFYHDNYSLVILLKGACLKCKGKFLQAEQCFKEVLEREKLVKHDTYLAPYTAVELALLNLKLNDKKQALFYLDRAKKNYKGYLLESRLHFRIHAVRLQLTGSDNDSLGSLDQDPESDPRPEDEDSNSSTAVNDDTSPSMSTKL from the exons ATGGCTGCAAGGCAAACAACGATGGCAGACGAAGGGACAGACGTTGGAGACGAG GAATTTGAAGATGCAGAGGAGACCTTGCCCAT GCCTGACGACTGGACCCTTTCCTCCATGATTGATCAAACCAGGGTAGCTCTTCATCTGTTTCTCAACAACAGGTTCTCAGAGGCTAAACACAGAATGGAACCTTA CGCTGACAGAAGCATGTACCATGCCTTGGGATATAGCACCATTTTGTACATACAAGCTGTCATGACTTTTGACATG CAAGACATAGAGCAGGCTATCCAAGCTCTGAAGAAAGCTATCAGTGTTTGTGATCGGTATAGACACAAGTTCTCCATGCTTGAAAGTTTCTCCAAGACCAGATCCAGGGCCATCTACAATGATCTCACCGAAG AGGAAATCCATGCAGAGCTGTGCTATGCTGAATGTCTTCTTCTGAGAGCATTACTGTCTTTTGTTCAAGATGAAAATTTATTGAGTTTTGTCAAGGGTGGACTAAAAATCAGGGAatgttacaaaatttacaa AGAATGCAATAAAATGATGGAAAGATCAAAGTTTTCAGAGGAAGAACAAAAATCTCATTTTGAAACTGGTGTAAAGATGGGTGTTGGGACATTCAACCTT ATGATCTCATTGTTACCAAGTAAAATTCTAAAGCTCTTAGAATTTGTAGGATTTTCTGGAAACAAG ATGTATGGATTAAAGTGTCTATCAGAAGGCAGCTATGATCTCAATAGTCTACGAGGCCCTTTGTGTTCCATAATCATGATGGCATATCACACAGTTGTCTGCTATATTTTAG GACTAGCAGATGGTGACATTAATTATGCATCAGAGCTGTTAAAACCATGTCTGAAACAGTACCCAAAG GGTGCCCTGTTTCTGTTTTTTGCTGGGAGGATTGAGGAGGTGCGAGGAAACATTGATGAG gccattgtaaaatttgatgagTCCATTGAAAGTCAACAAGAGTGGAGGCAGTTTCACCATTTAGGATATTGGGAGCTTATGTGGTGTCACTG TTTCAAAGGAGACTGGTTAATGGCCATGAAGTATGCAGAAAAACTGTGTAAAGAGAGTCGCTGGAGTAAGGCCACCTATACATACCAGAAAGCAGCATTCCTGATGATGTGTGAGGACCAGACGGAGGAGACCAGGGCTCACATACAACTTCTTTTCAA AGATGTGCCaagattaaaacaaagaattgctGGTAAATCAATTCCTATTGAAAAATTTTCGGTCCACAAAGTCAAAAGAATTCTGGAACACAACACACATTTAGTGTTACCAGCACTG GAACTTGTGTATGTGTGGAATGGTTTTAGTATATTAGGAAAACGAGAAGAACTGGTAGACTCAGTACTAACCATAGTAGAAAATACATTAAACAAAATCTTGAAGGACTCAG aGGCAGATCCATTTTATCATGACAACTATTCCTTGGTCATTCTTCTAAAAGGAGCATGTTTAAAGTGTAAGGGTAAATTTCTACAGGCTGAGCAATGCTTCAAGGAGGTGCTAGAGAG GGAGAAGCTAGTCAAGCATGACACGTACCTGGCCCCCTACACTGCTGTGGAGCTAGCCCTGCTGAACCTGAAGCTCAATGACAAAAAGCAGGCGCTGTTTTATTTAGACAGGGCCAA gaaaaattaCAAAGGATATTTATTGGAGTCCAGATTACACTTCAGAATTCATGCAGTGAGACTACAGTTGACAGGCTCTGATAATGATAGCCTGGGGTCACTGGATCAGGACCCAGAGTCGGACCCCCGACCTGAGGACGAGGATTCTAACTCCTCCACGGCTGTCAATGATGACACCAGTCCATCAATGTCAACAAAACTGTAA